The Methanobrevibacter millerae genome includes the window GACTGAAATGATTGTTCGCAAATCAAAAGAGATGATGGAAAAAAATCCAAGATTGCCAGAAACTACAGCAACAGGTATCACCACAACATTCATACCTGGACTTAAAAGATGGAATCCTGAATTTAAGGATGATTATCAATTTTAGATTTCTTTATTTAACATAAATTCTTTAACTTTACTTGCAATGTATTCATCGCGAGTTCTTGTTGTTTTTAATTTATATAATTCTTCTTCTAAATCGTTGTATTTATCAACTAAATCGTTATAATCAAGACGTAAGTCGTCATAATCTTTTTCTAGGCTTTCGTTGACCTCATACATTTCTGCATATGAAGTCTTTGTATTGAGATTTTCCTGTTTGAGCTGATCATATTTGGAAGTAACATTATCATAGCTGCTTTTTATATCGGCATGCTCTTCTCTTAAAGTGGAACATTTGGTTTTCAGGTTTTTATTTTCTTCTTTAATACTTGAATATTTGGTTTTCAGGTTTTCATTTTCTATTTTCATATTCACGTATTTATTTTTAAGATTTTCATTTTCTTCAATTAATCTAGAGTGTTTTGTTTTGATTTTATCGTTTTCTTCTTTTAGAATAGTCATTGTGTTTTGTTTTGATTCTTGGTT containing:
- a CDS encoding zinc ribbon domain-containing protein, with the protein product MGFCNSCGRPIVKEDYGTNEDGSLNPEFCKDCFQDGKYTEPDITLTEMIVRKSKEMMEKNPRLPETTATGITTTFIPGLKRWNPEFKDDYQF